Within the Corynebacterium afermentans subsp. lipophilum genome, the region GTGTCCACGACGAACAGGCGGCCGCCGACCGGCGAACCAGCGGGCTTTATGTTGGGCACCCGCAGGTAGCCCAACTTTTTGGAGGCGATGTAGCCGGTGGTGTAGTCCGGATCGTCAGAGATGCACACCTCGGCGAGCACCGCTGGGTGATGCGCCACTTTGGAGGCCAACACAAGCGCATCGGTGACGCGGGTCTTGCCGGAGTGCGCCTCAGGGCGCTCCCCTGTGGCGATGGCGGCGTCCATGGAGGTCACCCGCACGCCGCGGGCATGCTCCGGTTCGAGGCGTGCACCGGTTGCTGCGTGGAACAAGATGGCGCCGCGCATGTCACGAACGGTGGTGAGCAGGTTCCACGCTTCGGCGGCGTGCGGGGTCAGCGGGGCCAGGGCGCTGATGACGGTGTCGCGGGCGTCCAATGGGTCTGCGCAGCGCGCTTCCGTGATTGGCAACGCCGGGATGCGCTCGACCTCGCCGTCGATCGCGGTGACAGTCACGGTGATTGCATCCGGCTGCCCTTTGCCGTGGGCCAACGCGCGTTTGCTCATGGCGGCGCACACGTCCGGGACCTCATGCTTCTCCACGATGCGCTCGGCGCCGGAGATGTGGGTGCCGTCCGCGCTGGAGCGCATCTTCACGCTGAACAATGCCATGCGGACTAGTCTAGGAGACGGCATTGAACACTGTTCAGTGTTTCGGGCTACTCCTCACATTCGGCAATGCGCGCGTCCAGTTCCTCGCGCGCGACGCGCAGCGCCATCCCCTGGTTAAAGCCGCGCCGGGCCAACGCGCCAACGACGCGGCGCAGATGTTTGTCGTACTCGGCACGGTCTGCCGGGGCTGCTTTGACCTTCCGCGCGGACTTTTCTGCCACAGCGCGTGCGGTGTGTTCTTCGTCTTCTTCAGAGATCTGCTCCAGTGCTGCGGCGCGGTCCGCTCCTGAAACGCCCTTGTCACGCAGCTCCATGTCCAGCGCTCGGGTGGATTTGCCCCGGCGGGCAGCTCTTTGGCGCACCCACTCGTGAGCGAACTGCGCGTCGTTGAGGAGCCCGGAGCCCGCCAGGTCGTCGAGCACTTCGTCGACAAGCTGCGGCTCGAACTCCGCCCTGATCAGCCGGTCCCGCAGTTCCGTGCGGGAGCGCGCACGCTGATCCAGCAGGCCGAGGGCACGCTTGCGCACGGGCGCTAGCGCCTCCTCGTGTTCCCGGTCGAAAAGACCGGTGCCCGGTTCGTAGGCATCGAGCGCCGCCTGGAGCCGGGCAATCTGGTCCGCGTCCGCCAACTACTTCTCCGCAGTTGCCGGTGCGACAGCATCGTCCTCATCGTCGAAGTCGATGTTCGGCACCACGTCCACCGGCTCGTCCGTCAGCTCATCGGAAGTGTTGGCGTACTTGCCCACGCCGAGTGCGCGGAAGATCTTGTCCTCGATCTCGTCGGCCAGGTCCGGGTTCTCCTTGAGGAAGATGCGGGCCTTCTCCTTGCCCTGGCCCAGCTGGTCGCCTTCGTAGGTGAACCAGGAGCCGGACTTCTTCACAATCCCGTTTTCCACACCCATGTCGATAATGGAGCTCTCTCGCGAGATGCCCTCGCCGTACATGATGTCGAACTCGGCGATCTTGAACGGCGGGGAAACCTTGTTCTTCACCACCTTCATCTTGGTGCGGTTGCCAATGGAGTCCTGGCCGTCCTTCAGCGTCTGAATGCGGCGGACATCGCAACGCACGGATGCGTAGAACTTCAGCGCCTTGCCGCCGGTGGTGGTCTCCGGGGAGCCGAACATCACACCGATCTTCTCACGCAGCTGGTTAATGAAGATGGCGGTGGTGCCGGAGTTGTACAGCGCACCGGTCATCTTGCGCAGCGCCTGGGACATGAGGCGGGCCTGCAGGCCGACGTGGCTGTCGCCCATCTCGCCCTCAATCTCGGCCTTCGGTGTCAGTGCGGCCACCGAGTCAATCACGATCATGTCGATCGCACCCGAGCGCACCAGCATGTCCGCGATCTCCAGCGCCTGCTCACCAGTGTCAGGCTGGGACACCAGCAGGTTGTCCGTGTCCACACCGAGCTTGCGCGCGTAGTCCGGGTCGAGCGCGTGCTCCGCGTCGATGAACGCAGCGATGCCGCCGCCGCGCTGGGCTTCAGCGATCGCGTGCAGCGCCACGGTGGTCTTACCCGAAGATTCCGGCCCGTAGATCTCCACGATTCGTCCGCGCGGCCAACCACCGATGCCGAGCGCGACATCGATAGCGGTGTTGCCGGAGGAGATGGACTGGATCGGCGGGCGGTTCTCATCGCCCAAGCGCATGACAGCGCCCTTGCCGTAGTCCTTCTCAATCATTGCCAGCGCTGCATCGAGCGCGTTCTTGCGGTCGTTGCCGGCCGAAGCCGCGGACTTCTTCTTCGTTGCCATGTGGTGTTTCTACCTCCAAGTATTCGGCGGCGCTGGGCGCGTCGCGTGCACAGTTTCTTAGTTAGACGTATCGCTATACCGCTTCGGTTCCATTCAACGCGAAGAAATCTTTCCCAAGCGGAAAACACGGCACACTGTAGAACGCGACGGCGACACGCCAGAGAATACACGCAAACGTGTTCGAAATTCAAAGACACGCCGGGGTGGCGGAGCCGTCGATAAGCAACTGCCCTTTTAGGTTCCCGGACGATCGACCCCGAGGCGGCGCTCCTCCGGGACATCGAACGCGTCACAGAGTCCCCGCCACGCGTCGCGCGGGTCCACGCCGGCGTCGATGAGCTGCGCAGACGTCTGCTCAAACCCGGGCAACACCTGGGTCTGGATGATCCACTGCGCACGCTCTGAGCCGAACTCGTCCTGCACAAGCTGGTGAAACTCCGTCAAACGCATGCGCCCGACAGTACACGCCACCCGCCGCGGTACACTCCCGCGCATGAAGAAAAACTCTACGGCGCAGGATATCGCGCTAATCGCGGTCTTTGCCGCCATCGTCATTGTGCTGGGCTTCGTCTCCATTCCCGTCGGCGCTGCCGGCGTGCCTATTGTGCTGCAGAACGCCGCCGTGATCCTCGCCGGGCTGGTGCTCGGGTGGCGCCGCGGCCTCTCCTCCGCCGCAATCTTCCTACTGGTGGGCCTGGCGCTTCCGGTGCTCGCGGGCGGCCGCACCGTCATCTCCGCACTCGGTGGTCCGACCGTGGGCTACCTGGTCGGCTACCTTGTCTCCGCCGCCGTCGCCGGTGCGATCGCGTACACCGCACCGCTTCGATCGAACAAGGCAGCGAGTATCGGCATCCTCGTTCTCGCTGGCTACTTAGGCCTGTTTTTCCAATACCTCTGCGGCGTGTTCGGCCTGATGTGGCGCGCTGACATGAGCTTCGGCGCAGCCTGGGCGGCGCAGGTGCCGTTCCTGCTGCCGGACGCCGGCAAGGTCGCGCTCATGATCGCCATCGCGTTCGCGGTGCACCAGGCGTTCCCGGACCTGCGCGGGGCCCGCAAGTAAACGCCATGCCGCTTATCGAGTTCCGCGGCGCCGCCGTCGCCTACGACGGCGAGCAGATCCTCGCGCCGCTCACCGTGAGCCTGTCGGAGCAGCGCATCGGCATCATCGGCTCCAACGGCTCCGGGAAATCCACCACCGTGCGCCTGATCAACGGCCTCATCGAGCCGACATCAGGGCAAGTGCTTTACGACGGGCTCACGCCCGACAAACGCGGCAAAGACATCCGCAAACGCGTCGGATTTGTCTTCTCCGACGCTGAGTCCCAGATTGTCATGCCGCGCGTTTCCGACGACGTGGCGTTTTCCCTACGTCGCTTCAAACTGCCGCGCGAGGAGGTAAAAAACCGCGTGGCAGAAGTGCTGGAACGCTTCGATCTCACCGACCGCGCGGAGCACTCCCCGCACACCCTCTCCGGCGGCGAGAAGCAGATGCTGGCGCTCGCCTCGGTGCTCGTGATCGAGCCGGACACGATCATCGCCGACGAGCCCACCACCCTGCTGGACTTGCGCAACCGCCGCCGCATTGTGCGCGAGCTGATGTCGCTGGACCAGCAGCTGATCGTGGTCACCCACGACCTGGAGATGCTGCGCGGATTCGACCGCGTACTGGTCATCGACGACGGTGCCTTGGCCTACGACGGCGCGCCCGATGATGCGATTGCGTTCTATACCGACCTCATGGATGCGAAACCGTGATCCGCGAACTCCCCTTAGGCGTCTACATCCCCGGCGACACGTGGCTGCACCGCATGGGCGCAGCATTGAAGTTCGTGCTGCTGGTCATATTCATCATTGCTGTCACTGCCCTGCCCACCCAGCCGTGGCACTCTTTCGCCGCACTCGTGTTTGTGCTCGTGCTCTACGTGTGGGCGCGCATCCCCGCGCGCGTGGCGTGGCGCCAGCTCGTGCCGCTGCTGCCCGTGCTGCTGTTTCTGGGCGTGTTCATGGTGTGGCAAAACGGCGTGCAATCCGCGCTGACGCTGCTGATCGGTCTGCTCGCCACCATCGCCGCGGCGAACCTGCTCACCCTGACCACCCCGGTGGAGGAACTGCTGGCGGCGCTGGATCGCGCGCTGGCCCCCTTCGGCCGCACCGGGGAGCTGATCTCCCTCACTATCGCCCTGACCATCCGCCTGATCCCGCTGACCCTCGCCACCGCGAACGAAGTCCTCGAAGCCCGAAAAGCCCGCGGCGCCGGCTTCTCCTTCACCGCTTTTGGCATCCCGTTGGTGATTCGGTCTGTGCGCCGCGCGAAGATGATGGGAGAAGCGCTCATGGCCCGCGGAGCCGTTGATTAGCACCTGCTTAACGACGACGTTCCGCCCGGCCCCTGCTGTGAGGGACCGGGCGGAACGCGCTGAGACGGGCTAGCTATTAGTTGCTGCTACCTGCGGAGCTACCTTCACCGCCACCACATGCATTGACAATGCTGACGATTGCAAGGACACCAAGTGCCGCCGCTGCCAAGCCGCCCGCGATCATGCCGATCTGCGGATCAACCTGCGGGAGCATCTGCTGCGCCTGATCCCTCAGTGCATGGAGTGAATCCTGAACGCCTGCCGGCAGCGGAAGGTCGACCTGCGATGCAATCCCCAGCGGGATCAGCGCCACAAGCGGAAGCGACCATCCGGTCAGCGCAGCGACGCACTTGCCGTCCAACGACGACCCCTGAGACTCCGCCGGTGCCGTTGCTGTCTGGGTCACCGTGGTGAGCGGGTGCTCGGTCGATGTTTCAGGAGCGGCCTCCACCTCGAAACGGACTTTTTCAACGATCGTAGAGTTTCCGGTCGTCGTCACCACTTCCGCGGTGTAGTTGCCGGGCTTTGCAACCCTGCCCGCAATGACGTTGTCCTCGGGGCGGAACTCGAGGCCCTCCGGCAGGTCGTTAACCTCGACGATTGCCCCATTAGCCGCAGCCACCCGGTAGTACACATTTGTTTCACCCGCAACAATCTTCGTCAGATTCGGAGCGGTACGCGTCGTCGTGACAGGTGCATCAACGTCGACTGCGTCCTGGTCCGATTGAACCGTGGATGTCGGCGTCACAGTCTCGGTCTCCGAGCGACCGGCGACAGTGGTTGTGACTGGGGCTGCGGTAACCGTGGTGGTTTGTGCCGTATTCGTTACTGTCTCCGTCACCGCATCAGCTGTTGCCACCGGCGTGACATCAACTTGCTCCGTCACCGTCGGCGTGACCGTCTCAGCCTTAGCCGATGACGTCTGCGTCGCAGTCACCGCCGCAGCAGTGGTCACCGGCGTTTCGGTGACCTTCTTCGTCTCCGTGGGCACCACGGTCTTCGTCGCAGCCGTCTCCGTCTGCGTCGCAGTCACCGCCGCAGCCGTCGTCGTCGGAGTCTCGGTGACCTTCTTCGTCTCCGTGGGCACCACGGTCTTCGTCGCAGCCGTCTCCGTCTGCGTCGCAGTCACCGCCACAGCCGTCGTCGTCGGAGTCTCGGTGACCTTCTTCGTCTCCGTGGGCACCACGGTCTTCGTCGCTGCCGTCTCCGTCTGCGTTGCAGTCACCGTCGCAGCCGTCGTCGTCGGAGTCGTGGTCACCTTCTTCGTCTCCGTCGGCGTCACGGTAACCTCCGGCGCGCTCACCGTCGTATACACGACGGTTGCCGCAGCCGTCGTCGTCGGAGTCTCGGTGACCTTCTTCCTCTCCGTGGGCACCACGGTCTTCGTCGCAGCCGTTTCCGTCTGCGTTGCAGTCACCGCCGCAGCAGTGGTCACCGGCGTTTCGGTCACCTTCGTCGTCTCCGTCGGCACCACGGTCTTCGTCGCAGCCGTCTCCGTCTGCGTTGCAGTCACCGCCGCAACCGTCGTCACCGGCGTTTCGGTGACCTTCGTCGTCTCCGTCGGCACCACGGTCTTCGTCGCAGCCGTCTCCGTCTGCGTTGCAGTCACCGCCGCAACCGTCGTCACCGGCGTTTCGGTGACCTTCGTCGTCTCCGTGGGCACCACGGTCTTCGTCGCAGCCGTCTCCGTCTGCGTCGCAGTCACCGCCGCAGCAGTGGTCACCGGCGTTTCGGTGACCTTCGTCGTCTCCGTGGGCACCACGGTCTTCGTCGCAGCCGTCTCCGTCTGCGTCGCAGTCACCGCCGCAGCAGTGGTCACCGGCGTTTCGGTGACCTTCGTCGTCTCCGTCGGCACCACAGTCTTCGTCGCAGCCGTCTCCGTCTGCGTCGCAGTCACCGCCGCAGCCGTCTTCGTCGGAGTCGTGGTCACCGTGGATGTGATCGTCGGCGTCTCAGTGACGGTCGTAGGTTCGGTACTCACCGTGGTTGTCACCGCGGTGTCAGTAGTAGTCACGGTCGGAGTCACAGTCTCGGTGACCGCCGGGACCGTGACGGTTGTCGGAGCAGCGCTCGTAGTGGTGTTGCCCGAAGTCACCGTTGGGGTCGGCTGTTCTGCGGGCGTACAAGACTCCGTCCGCTCTGCTTCTGCAGCGCGCAACGCCAGGCCGTTGCTCGGATCATTTGGAGCATCATCAGACCACAAGAAACGGGTAACCACGGTACGCTGCCCATCGACAGTGCACTCCCCAATCTTCTCGTACGTGCCATAGCCCTCATTTGCAAAGTTTTCCATGAGGACGGGTCGTGCTTGAACCCCAGATACCTCATGCGCGGTTGTACCGTCGAAGGAAACGACTACAGAAAGGCCGTCGCAGGCTTCGTCGCAAAGCACGCGAAGCTCCTTGCTATTCGCGTTGTAATCCAACGCCATGACGCTGCGCAGCTCAGGGTTTTCGTACTTGCCAACCTCTTCGAACTCCCCGTTAGGCTGCAGGCGAACAAAGTGGACGAAGCCCGTGTACTCCACACCCACCGCGTACACATCAAGGTCCGGCAAGTAGGCGATGGCTTCCAAACCAAAGTTCGGTGGTACTTCACCAGTGATTGAATTGAGGTTCCACTCGCCAGTCACCTTGCCCCGGGAAGGGTCAAACTCGAGGATGGACGGGCGGGAGGGGCCAGAACCGTCACGCTCGGTGGCAATGTAGATCTTGCCGTCCTTACCTACGGTCACGCCTTCCGCGTCCGGATTCCCTGCACCATTTTCATAGGTGAGAGTCCATTCGTTCTTCTTGCTGTAGGTCTTCTTGTCCTCGTCGTACTCCAGCTCAAACAGGCGCCCCGGGTTGTTGTTCACAATCCAGGCGTTACCGTTGCCGTCGAAATCTACGCCCGAGAAGTTCTCGCCCGCGAAACCGCCGACCGTATTGATTGAGTTGACCTCATCCGGCCACGGTTCACCCTCCGGCCATACGAGTTCCTCAGCGTTCTTTCCGTCCTTTGTCACTTTCGCAAGAGCGACGAGATCACCCTCGCCATCTGGGGTGCGCCCCCAGGAGAAGCGAGTGTGCGACGTCCAGCTCACTTCGTCGAATGGCTTGTTGTCGTCTGGCCTGTACAGGCGCGCACTGTCAGCCTCACCAAGCCCGAACCCCTTCGAACCGTCGGGAGTATCGACTTCGGTGTAGAACGAGTAGTACCCGCCCGGTTGGATCACCGTATTCTTCGGGAACACAATCGGTGTGCGCCCCTGTTTGTCGTCTGCAAACTTCCAGCCCGAGATGTCCACCGGCGTATCGCCCGCGTTGTACAACTCCACCCAATCAGCAACAAAGTCGCCCTTGGTCTGGATCTCATTGATCCTGATCTTGCCAGTGTTCGAAGGCTTTTGGCTTGTCGACGACGGCACCTCCGACGGGTTCGGCTCCTCGTCCTCCACCCCGCAGGGAGCGGCATTGGCGTCACCCTTGGACTTCGCCGAGGACATCTTGAAGTCGTTGTTGGCTTCCGAGTAGCGGGACCACGACGTCGCCGCCCCCTCGCACACCGGGCTTTCCGTCCAGCCGAACTCATCAACTAGCTCTCCTGCAGCCGTCTTGAGAGTCAGGCTGTCCTTAGCGCTGAGCCCGAACCCATCAGTGCCATCTGGGACTACGCCGCCCTCTTTCCCGTCCGGAGTCAAAACGTAATAACCGCCTGCGGGAATGATCGTATTCGGTGCAAAGGTGATGTAAGTGTTGCCCTTGCCATCGCCACTATCGACGACCACCCAACCGCCGATATTTACCGCCTTGTCGCCGTTATTCACCAACTCGATGAAATCGACGCCGTCCGTCGTGATCTCATTGATAAAGACCTTGTCAAAATCGGACTTGGCGTTAGCGCTTTCACGAGTCGGCCCGTCCGTGATCTGCCATTTTCCAGTCATGTCCGGCACCAAGCCTCGTGAGGTGTGAACACCATCCCTCATGCCGTGAGACGACCACTTCTTTTCGTCGATCTGGTTGCCCTTCTCATCCTTGATGGTGATCTGATCGTCGCCACCAAGGCCGAACCCTTTAGATCCATCTGGAGTGACGCCCGTGCCATCGGTGTAGAAGGCGTAGTATCCGCGCGCCGGAATGACGGTGTTCTTTGGGAATGTGATCGGCTTGCTGCTCTTCCCACTGTCAATGGCGGTCCAGCCCGAAATGTCAATGTCGTTGTCGGTTGGATTGGCCAGCTCCACCCAGTCGCCGATCGGGTCAGAGTTGGTGACCACCTCATTGATGACGATGTCAGTCGACGCTGCTGCCGCTGCCACGGGCACCGACGCAAAACCAGACACGAGCATCACGGTAAATGGCACAGCAAATTGACGCGCACGGGAACTACTCTTCACGGGAACTTCCTCCTTGGGAAAGTCTCATAACAAACTTGGAAAACGTTTGGAAAAGTAGTATGTTTGCGTGAATTTGCGCGAACGTCCAAGTGAATAAAACTTGAACAATTAAATAAACCCCGGGAAACATCCCGGGGTCACAAAAACTAGCTGGTATCTAAGCGTCGCCGCGCAGCTCACGCATGCGCTGAGCAACCGCGTCGTCGGTGACGTCAGCACCGGTCGGCGCGGCGGAACCAGTCTGCTGCGCGTTGCCCTGCTCGATCGCCTGCTTCTTGCCTGCGGTCAACTCACCTGCCATCTCGGCGCGCAGCTGCTCCAGGCGGCCGTGACCCGCCATCTGAATGCCGGCCTGCTCGACCTCAGCCATGCGGCCCTCAATGGAGTTCTGCGCGAGCTCGGCGGCACCGAGCGCGTTGGCGTAGCGGCGCTCGATCTTGTCGCGCACCTGGTCCAGGTTCGGGCCGGAGGCGGTAATCGAGTTCATGGACTGCATGGTCTCCGAGACCTTCTCCTGCATCTTCGCCTGCTCCAGCTGAGACAGCAGCTTGGAGCGCTCCGCCACCTGCTGCTGCAGGTGCGCCGCGTTGCGCTCAACGGCCTGCTTCGCCTGGGCCGCCTGCTGCAGCGCCTGGTCGTGCAGCTGCTTGGTGTCCTCAACGCCGGACTCGGCGGTCACCAGCTGGGCCGCGAAGGCCTCGGCAGCATTCTCGTACTCCTGCGCCTTCTGGGCATTGCCCTCGCCGCGTGCCTTGTCGGCGAGCTGGAGCGCCTGGCGTGCGTTCGCCTGCAGCTTCTCAACGTCCTCCAGGCGACGGTTGAGCTGCATCTCCAGCTGGCGCTGGTTGCCAATCACGGCAGCCGCCTGCTGGGACAGTGCCTGGTGCTGACGCTGAGCGTCGTTAATGGCCTGCTCGATCTGGACCTTTGGGTCCGCGTTCTCCTCGATCTTGTTGTCGAAGAGCGCCATCAAGTAGTTCCAGAACTTCACAAAAGGATTCGCCATGGCTAAAGCACCGTGACCTTTCTGTCAGTAGATTGCGTTAAACGCCAACCACTGTAGTCGCGGATTGCCAGCTACGCTTCCGCAGCAGCCGGCGTGGTGCGCTCCAGCTCTTCGGTGAAAGAGTGCAGCGACATGTTCGCCACAGCTTCCAGCAGAACCTCGGAGACCGTGGTGCCCAACGCCTCACACAGCGAGGCCAGCAGCTCGGAGGAAACCTCCTTGCGGCCGCGCTCCAGCTCGGAGATGTAGCCGGAAGACACACGTGCTTCCTTCGCCAGCGCACGCAGCGTCACGCCTTTGTCGGCGCGGAACGCGCGCAGCGACATGCCGAGCGCCTCTCGGAACAGCGGCTCGCGGGACGGAGCAGGGGCAACCTCGGCCGGGGCAAGCGGCAGGTTTACCGGGGTGTCGTAGAGCAAAGTAGTAGTGGTCATCAATTCCTCCAACGACTCGCCGTTTAGTTTTGTTCCCGCACGCCCGTCAGCGCACCGACCAGCGCGGCTTCTACCGCCAGGCGGCGGACTTCGTTGCGCTGCCCGGACAGCACACGCACGGGCACCGCAGCTCCTGGCATGAGCGCATACTGGCCGACAGACGGGTCGAGCAGCTCAGCCGCCTGTGACGAGGCAGTCCACTTCGGCCCCGCCAAACCAATCCACACGGTGCCGGCGGGCACACCGTCCTGGCTGTCGGGACCCGCCACACCAGTCAGCGCCACCGCCCAGTCGGACCCGCACACGCGCCGCGCCCCGCGCGCCATCTCGCGCGCAACAGCAGCAGAGACCACGCTCTCGCGCTCGATCAGCTCCGCCGGCACATCCGCAAGCGCCGTCTTCAGCTCCGGCGAGTACGTCACCAGGCCCCCGACCAACACATCCGAGGCACCCGGCACATCAGCCAACGTCGCAGAGACCAGACCGGCAGTGAGCGACTCGCAAAAGGCGATGGTTTGGCGGCGGGTGCGGAGCTCGTCGATAAGCAATTGCGCAGTAGTCACTTGTTCACCTTTCCTGCGTCGACCAGATACTGCACGCCCGTAACCACGGTGACCGCGACCGCCAACAGCATCACCACGAACGTCGGAGTGTCAATCCACGCGGGCAGCGGGCACAAGTACAACCCGACGGCGAGGGTTTGCAGCGCGGTTTTCAGCTTGCCGCCCTTCGATGCCGGCACCACCTTGCCGCGGCGCAGCATCACCATGCGCCACACCGTGATGCCAAGCTCGCGGGCCACAATGACCACCGTCACCCACACCGGCAGCGTGCTGGCGATATTCAGGGTGACCAGCGCCGTGATCATCAGCGCCTTGTCCGCGATCGGGTCGGCAATTTTGCCGAAGTCTGTGACCAGCCCGCGGGCGCGCGCGATGTCGCCGTCGAGCTTGTCCGTGATCATGAGCGCAACGAACAACCCGAACGCCCACCACCAGCGCTCAGACAGCACCAGCCAGGCAAAAACGGGGATGAACAGGATCCTCAGCGAGGTCAAAATGTTCGGGAGGTTCCAATTCGACTGCTTGTCGGGTTGCATCACAGACTCCACCATACCCATGCTCCACCGCGCTCTTAGACTGCCCTATATGAAGTATTTCGCAGCCACGTACACCTACGGTGAGCAATCGCTTGTCGACGAAACACGGCCCGCCCACCGCGAATTCATATCCTCCCAGCTGTCTCTGGGCCGAATCGTCGGCTCCGGGCCGCTCGCGGGCGCCGAGCAGGCACTGATCATCCTGCAGCTGCCGGACACTGCAACCGAGGCCGACGCGGCGGCCGCGCTTGACGGAGACCCATACACCGTCGCCGGGGCTTTAGCGGCCCGCGAGATCCGGGAGTGGAACCCGGTGATGAATATCTTTAGCTAACGCTCGCGCGCTAGTTCTTGCGGCCGCCGCGGGCGACGTCGAGGTGGGCGGTGTCGCGCGAACCGGTAGCGGTGTGGTCACCCTTGCCGGAAGTGGCCGGATCGTCGATCCACTCCACGTGGTGGCCTTCGCTGTCCACCTTTCGACGGTTGCCGTGGTCGTCGTAATCGATGTGGTACTTGTTCTCCTCCGGATCCCGGCGGCCGGCTTTCACCTCCGCGCGGTCCTTCATCAGGGACGCAATTGCGGTGACCGCGAGGGTTCCCACGATGACGAGCAGGGAGGCAACGGTGCCGACCTCCGGCACGTTCAGGCCTTCGCCGCCATTGATGAACGGGAGGTTGTTCTCGTGCAGCGCGTGCAGCAGCAGCTTCACACCGATGAAGCCGAGGATGATTGCCAGGCCATACGGCAGGTACACCAGCTTGTCCAGCAGGCCGTTGAGCAGGAAGTACAGCTGACGCAGGCCGAGCAGCGCAAACGCGTTGGCGGTGAACACCAGGAAGGATTCCTGCGTGATGCCGAAAATTGCCGGAATGGAGTCGAAGGCAAACATCACGTCAATGAAGCCGATGGACAGCAGCGCCACAAACAACGGGGTGACGGCCTTCTTGCCGGTCTCCGTGGCGGACACCAGACGGTCCGAGTGGTACGACCTGGTCACCGGAATGACCTTGCGCAGCGTCTTGACCACAAACATGTCGTTCGGATCCGGGTCTTCCTGGTCGGTGACTTCGTCGTAAACCAGCTTAATAGCGGTGTAAATCAGGAACGCGGCGAACAGGTAGAACACCCACGCCCAAG harbors:
- a CDS encoding lamin tail domain-containing protein, whose amino-acid sequence is MSGFASVPVAAAAASTDIVINEVVTNSDPIGDWVELANPTDNDIDISGWTAIDSGKSSKPITFPKNTVIPARGYYAFYTDGTGVTPDGSKGFGLGGDDQITIKDEKGNQIDEKKWSSHGMRDGVHTSRGLVPDMTGKWQITDGPTRESANAKSDFDKVFINEITTDGVDFIELVNNGDKAVNIGGWVVVDSGDGKGNTYITFAPNTIIPAGGYYVLTPDGKEGGVVPDGTDGFGLSAKDSLTLKTAAGELVDEFGWTESPVCEGAATSWSRYSEANNDFKMSSAKSKGDANAAPCGVEDEEPNPSEVPSSTSQKPSNTGKIRINEIQTKGDFVADWVELYNAGDTPVDISGWKFADDKQGRTPIVFPKNTVIQPGGYYSFYTEVDTPDGSKGFGLGEADSARLYRPDDNKPFDEVSWTSHTRFSWGRTPDGEGDLVALAKVTKDGKNAEELVWPEGEPWPDEVNSINTVGGFAGENFSGVDFDGNGNAWIVNNNPGRLFELEYDEDKKTYSKKNEWTLTYENGAGNPDAEGVTVGKDGKIYIATERDGSGPSRPSILEFDPSRGKVTGEWNLNSITGEVPPNFGLEAIAYLPDLDVYAVGVEYTGFVHFVRLQPNGEFEEVGKYENPELRSVMALDYNANSKELRVLCDEACDGLSVVVSFDGTTAHEVSGVQARPVLMENFANEGYGTYEKIGECTVDGQRTVVTRFLWSDDAPNDPSNGLALRAAEAERTESCTPAEQPTPTVTSGNTTTSAAPTTVTVPAVTETVTPTVTTTDTAVTTTVSTEPTTVTETPTITSTVTTTPTKTAAAVTATQTETAATKTVVPTETTKVTETPVTTAAAVTATQTETAATKTVVPTETTKVTETPVTTAAAVTATQTETAATKTVVPTETTKVTETPVTTVAAVTATQTETAATKTVVPTETTKVTETPVTTVAAVTATQTETAATKTVVPTETTKVTETPVTTAAAVTATQTETAATKTVVPTERKKVTETPTTTAAATVVYTTVSAPEVTVTPTETKKVTTTPTTTAATVTATQTETAATKTVVPTETKKVTETPTTTAVAVTATQTETAATKTVVPTETKKVTETPTTTAAAVTATQTETAATKTVVPTETKKVTETPVTTAAAVTATQTSSAKAETVTPTVTEQVDVTPVATADAVTETVTNTAQTTTVTAAPVTTTVAGRSETETVTPTSTVQSDQDAVDVDAPVTTTRTAPNLTKIVAGETNVYYRVAAANGAIVEVNDLPEGLEFRPEDNVIAGRVAKPGNYTAEVVTTTGNSTIVEKVRFEVEAAPETSTEHPLTTVTQTATAPAESQGSSLDGKCVAALTGWSLPLVALIPLGIASQVDLPLPAGVQDSLHALRDQAQQMLPQVDPQIGMIAGGLAAAALGVLAIVSIVNACGGGEGSSAGSSN
- a CDS encoding CinA family protein — protein: MTTAQLLIDELRTRRQTIAFCESLTAGLVSATLADVPGASDVLVGGLVTYSPELKTALADVPAELIERESVVSAAVAREMARGARRVCGSDWAVALTGVAGPDSQDGVPAGTVWIGLAGPKWTASSQAAELLDPSVGQYALMPGAAVPVRVLSGQRNEVRRLAVEAALVGALTGVREQN
- the pgsA gene encoding CDP-diacylglycerol--glycerol-3-phosphate 3-phosphatidyltransferase; the protein is MQPDKQSNWNLPNILTSLRILFIPVFAWLVLSERWWWAFGLFVALMITDKLDGDIARARGLVTDFGKIADPIADKALMITALVTLNIASTLPVWVTVVIVARELGITVWRMVMLRRGKVVPASKGGKLKTALQTLAVGLYLCPLPAWIDTPTFVVMLLAVAVTVVTGVQYLVDAGKVNK
- a CDS encoding TerC family protein encodes the protein MHVPLYIWLITSAVILGFFVFDFVSHVRTPHEPTMKESGGWALFYMTMAAIFGGLVWVLWDSEHALQFFTGYITELSLSVDNLFVFALIMGAFKIPRAYQQKVLLIGIVMALVFRLIFILLGAVIISAWAWVFYLFAAFLIYTAIKLVYDEVTDQEDPDPNDMFVVKTLRKVIPVTRSYHSDRLVSATETGKKAVTPLFVALLSIGFIDVMFAFDSIPAIFGITQESFLVFTANAFALLGLRQLYFLLNGLLDKLVYLPYGLAIILGFIGVKLLLHALHENNLPFINGGEGLNVPEVGTVASLLVIVGTLAVTAIASLMKDRAEVKAGRRDPEENKYHIDYDDHGNRRKVDSEGHHVEWIDDPATSGKGDHTATGSRDTAHLDVARGGRKN
- a CDS encoding PspA/IM30 family protein, producing the protein MANPFVKFWNYLMALFDNKIEENADPKVQIEQAINDAQRQHQALSQQAAAVIGNQRQLEMQLNRRLEDVEKLQANARQALQLADKARGEGNAQKAQEYENAAEAFAAQLVTAESGVEDTKQLHDQALQQAAQAKQAVERNAAHLQQQVAERSKLLSQLEQAKMQEKVSETMQSMNSITASGPNLDQVRDKIERRYANALGAAELAQNSIEGRMAEVEQAGIQMAGHGRLEQLRAEMAGELTAGKKQAIEQGNAQQTGSAAPTGADVTDDAVAQRMRELRGDA
- a CDS encoding YciI family protein, which codes for MKYFAATYTYGEQSLVDETRPAHREFISSQLSLGRIVGSGPLAGAEQALIILQLPDTATEADAAAALDGDPYTVAGALAAREIREWNPVMNIFS
- a CDS encoding helix-turn-helix domain-containing protein — translated: MTTTTLLYDTPVNLPLAPAEVAPAPSREPLFREALGMSLRAFRADKGVTLRALAKEARVSSGYISELERGRKEVSSELLASLCEALGTTVSEVLLEAVANMSLHSFTEELERTTPAAAEA